A genomic segment from Nicotiana sylvestris chromosome 1, ASM39365v2, whole genome shotgun sequence encodes:
- the LOC138876330 gene encoding uncharacterized protein, which yields MKNRQKPPKPPSPKMTVNVISECEDINGMTYTTANKVSKVTITHGKRVRHVLEEESITFDDMDADGVLSPHNDALVISLLVHDTNMKRVLIDPGSSVNIIMLRVPREMQAEDKLISKAHTLSGFDNSSVVMKGEVILTTFAEGVVKDTKFQVVDMEMAYNINLGRPWIHEMDAVLSTLHQVIKFPSPWGIYQIRGDQQTSRNINYVADSSTRNEEK from the coding sequence ATGAAAAATAGGCAGAAGCCccctaaaccaccttctcccaaaatgACCGTTAATGTTATAAGCGAATGTGAAGACATCAATGGCATGACGTACACAACAGCCAATAAAGtttccaaagtcacaattacccaCGGGAAGCGAGTGCGACATGTCTTAGAGGAAGAAAGTATTACGTTTGATGATATGGATGCGGATGGCGTATTATCTccacataacgatgcactggtaatatctctacttgtacatgatactaatatgaaacgagttttgattgatccaggtagttccgtgaacattataaTGCTAAGAGTACCAcgcgagatgcaagctgaagataaattAATATCAAAGGCGCATACTTtgtctggatttgacaattccagTGTCGTGATGAAAGGGGAGGTAATACTTActacattcgcagaaggagttgtcaaagatacaaagtttcaggtggtagatatggagatggcttacaatataAATCTCggaagaccatggatccacgagatgGATGCCGTTCTGTCGACCTTGCACCAAgtaattaaatttccatcaccatgggggATATATCAAATCCGTGGGGATCAACAGACATCCAGGAATATCAATTATGTAGCAGATTCAAGTACGAGAaacgaagaaaaatag